The Actinomycetes bacterium nucleotide sequence GCGGCGAAGCGGCAAGCGCTGCTGGACCTGTCGCTGGTCGACCGCCGCTCCGGCTGGCCACTCGAGATGGTGCTCGCGGCAGGTGCAGCTGGTTGGCGGATCCAGGAGGTCGGAGTCGACTACCGCCCGCGCGTCGGACAGTCGAAGGTGACCGGCACATTCCTCGGCACGGCCCGCGCCATTGGTGACATGGGCGGGCTGCTGGCCCGGCACCGGGGCTGAGCAATTCAACCGGTAGCTCCATCGGTGGTGGCGAGGGGTATCTCGACGGTGAAGCAGCAGCCACCTTCGTGGTTGGCCACGGCGATCGACCCTTCCTGGGCTTCGGCCAGACCCTTGGCGATGGCGAGGCCGAGCCCCCCACCTGCATCGGAGCGCGAACGCGCGGCATCCCCACGGAACGCGACGTCGAAGACCTGCTCCAGGTCGTCGGCGGGTATTCCTCCGCATTCGTCGATCACCGACACCGCCGCAGTGCGCGCGGTTGTCGAGACTTCGACCGACACGACTCCGCCGGCGGGCGTGTGGCGGATCGCGTTGTCGAGCAGGTTGCCCAGCACGCGGACCGTCTCGGCCTCCGATGCGCACACCGTGGGCAGGTTCGCGGAGTCAACGCCGGACGGAAGCCGTAGGTCGACCCGGGCGGCCTCGGCGACAGGGCCCGCGCCCCTGGCACCGGCAAGCACGAGGTCGGCCAGCGACACCGCACGGGCATCGACCCCCGCCAGACCCGAGGTGACCCGGCTCAACTCGAACAGGTCGTCGACAAGCTGGGCGAGTCGCGACGTCTCCTCGCCTATGGATCGCAGGTAGCGGGCCACGTCCTCGGGCTCGGTCACCACCCCGTCCTCCATGGCCTCGGCCATCGCGCGGATGCCCGCGAGGGGACTGCGCAGGTCGTGCGAAACCCACGCGACCAGCTCCCGTCGTGACCTCTCCAGTGTCAGCTCCCGCTGGTGTGCCTCGGCGAGCCGGTCCGCCATCGCAACGAGGTCGTCTCCGAGGCGGTCGAGCTCAGCCACCTCGGAGTGGGTCGACGCAGGGCGTTCACCGCGAGCCAGTTCCTCGCTCAGCTCGGTCAACTCGGTCACGTCGCGGTCGATGCGGCTGCCGAGCTGCCACGCCACTGCCAGGCCGGCGCCGGTGGCCGTGGCAACGATGACCCCGAGTGCGGTCAGGTCATGAGCAGAGATGAACATCGCCCTGGCGCCGACGACCACGCCCACCGTGGTGGCGCTCACCGACACGAGAGCGACAGCAGCCGTGTGTGTGGCGATTCCGCTGCTGTGGCGCAACCGCGTGACCAGCATGACCACGAGCACGGCTGCAGCGGCGCCACCGAGGGCAAGCGCGACGAGGCTCACCGAATCCCTGGCCGACGCACCGCCGATCCACGCGAGAAGCGCTGCGACCGCCACCGCCGCAGCGAGTATCGCCAGCGGCATCCACTTGCGTACCCGCGGTCGGCGCGCCGGCCTCATGGCTCGAAGCGGTATCCACCCGCCACGGTCACCAGGTGCCCGGGTGCTGCCGGGTCCGACTCGACCTTCGTTCGCAGACGGCGT carries:
- a CDS encoding HAMP domain-containing histidine kinase produces the protein MRPARRPRVRKWMPLAILAAAVAVAALLAWIGGASARDSVSLVALALGGAAAAVLVVMLVTRLRHSSGIATHTAAVALVSVSATTVGVVVGARAMFISAHDLTALGVIVATATGAGLAVAWQLGSRIDRDVTELTELSEELARGERPASTHSEVAELDRLGDDLVAMADRLAEAHQRELTLERSRRELVAWVSHDLRSPLAGIRAMAEAMEDGVVTEPEDVARYLRSIGEETSRLAQLVDDLFELSRVTSGLAGVDARAVSLADLVLAGARGAGPVAEAARVDLRLPSGVDSANLPTVCASEAETVRVLGNLLDNAIRHTPAGGVVSVEVSTTARTAAVSVIDECGGIPADDLEQVFDVAFRGDAARSRSDAGGGLGLAIAKGLAEAQEGSIAVANHEGGCCFTVEIPLATTDGATG